One Hordeum vulgare subsp. vulgare chromosome 4H, MorexV3_pseudomolecules_assembly, whole genome shotgun sequence DNA window includes the following coding sequences:
- the LOC123447446 gene encoding zinc finger protein CONSTANS-LIKE 16-like: MASAGAAIGARAARACDGCMRRRARWHCAADDAYLCQACDASVHSANPLARRHHRVRLPSSSSPAATSSLQHADPDEPAWVHGLKRRPRTPRSKPGTVSKHCAPAKASAASAVPDLEAEDSGSGIVGDNDDGHGVEVEDEDLLYRVPVFDPMLAELYNPMPVDDFREPLEQKPAVCCFSSLACQPSSDYASGVAGAADGFTGFDVVPDMELASFAADMESLLMGGVEEGYDDLRFLDEEKPQLNLDFDMADFDDQSQSAAPAPEQELEDRKRKRSDSGMILKLDYERVIDSWAHDGGSPWFYGERPHIDPTDDSWLDMPAGSRGFGLGAAVTAVTGGEREARVSRYREKRRTRLFAKKIRYEVRKLNAEKRPRMKGRFVKRTALPPLPPRPPMVLAAAPGHGGAHGRFRF; encoded by the exons ATGGCGAGCGCCGGCGCGGCGATCGGGGCGCGCGCGGCCCGCGCCTGCGACGGCTGCATGCGGCGGCGCGCGCGGTGGCACTGCGCCGCGGACGACGCGTACCTGTGCCAGGCGTGCGACGCCTCCGTCCACTCGGCCAACCCACTCGCGCGGCGCCACCACCGGGtgcgcctcccctcctcctcctcgccggcggccacctcctcccttcaGCACGCCGACCCTGACGAGCCCGCGTGGGTGCACGGGCTCAAGCGCCGGCCGCGCACGCCGCGGTCCAAGCCCGGGACGGTGAGCAAGCACTGCGCGCCCGCGAAGGCTTCGGCTGCCTCGGCGGTCCCCGATCTCGAGGCGGAGGACTCCGGCTCCGGCATCGTGGGTGACAACGACGACGGCCACGGGGTCGAGGTCGAAGACGAGGATCTCCTGTACCGCGTCCCGGTGTTCGACCCCATGCTCGCCGAGCTGTACAACCCCATGCCGGTCGACGATTTCCGGGAGCCGCTCGAGCAGAAGCCCGCCGTATGCTGCTTCTCGTCGCTTGCCTGTCAGCCGTCTTCGGACTACGCATCCGGCGTGGCGGGGGCGGCCGACGGGTTCACGGGGTTCGACGTCGTGCCGGACATGGAGCTGGCCAGCTTCGCCGCGGACATGGAGAGCCTGCTCATGGGAGGTGTCGAGGAAGGGTACGACGACCTGCGTTTCTTGGACGAAGAGAAGCCGCAGCTGAACCTTGACTTCGACATGGCGGACTTCGATGATCAGAGTCAGAgcgcggcgccggcgccggagcaGGAGTTAGAGGACAGGAAAAGGAAGCGGTCGGACTCGGGGATGATACTTAAGCTCGACTACGAACGGGTCATCGACTCCTGGGCCCATGACGGCGGCTCGCCGTGGTTCTACGGCGAGCGCCCCCACATCGACCCCACTGATGATTCCTGGCTGGACATGCCG GCGGGGAGCCGGGGATTCGGGCTCGGCGCAGCGGTGACGGCGGTGACCGGCGGCGAGCGGGAGGCGCGGGTGTCGCGGTACCGGGAGAAGCGGAGGACGCGGCTGTTCGCCAAGAAGATACGGTACGAGGTGCGCAAGCTCAACGCCGAGAAGCGGCCGCGGATGAAGGGCCGGTTCGTCAAGCGCACAGCGCTGCCACCGCTGCCGCCGCGGCCGCCGATGGTGCTCGCGGCCGCCCCAGGCCACGGCGGCGCGCACGGGCGCTTCCGTTTTTGA